A single window of Aphidius gifuensis isolate YNYX2018 linkage group LG1, ASM1490517v1, whole genome shotgun sequence DNA harbors:
- the LOC122860294 gene encoding autophagy-related protein 13 homolog isoform X2 produces MSSAMKLSMQDKKDLDKFMKFLALKAAQIIVQSRSGEKVVTKCKPDSSGADWFNLAVQDLPEVLAEAKRVLCGEISSSTIPLCIEISLRTVEGDTMVLETWSLGVLPEQTDPTIRVTYTVYNRMGILLKSLISVSRVTPAYKLSRRQGPDSYVICYRIYMGEPQLHTLGENYKHVRVGQLCTPVGTIHLSVSYRTKMTISPTHTSRDSIMLKSDHFHSDLSPRHTRYQQNDETSKSLSETIKVGAFVINKQVIVNEEDLVIPDVPFSSLLTPRQTSSPPGSLNDTTNSPVCVTTTTTTTVTTSTPTTASVNVTMTNTSACITTDCNNGNDKINCNDNTTSKCNSRNGSRRSSCSITSANDDFIMKTPFAGTNSNSDLGAFYRECQSAPQLQAFSEERTLADQVGDLTKQLETFETNMHKYEDILTSLCQTDSNNQ; encoded by the exons aTGTCATCAGCAATGAAATTAAGTATGCaagataaaaaagatttagataaatttatgaaatttttggCTCTTAAAGCTGCACAAATTATTGTACAATCAAGATCTGGTGAAAAAGTTGTAACAAAATGTAAGCCAGATTCATCTGGTGCAGATTgg ttTAATTTAGCAGTTCAAGATCTTCCTGAAGTTTTAGCTGAAGCTAAACGAGTATTATGTGGTGAAATATCAAGTTCAACAATACCATTGTGTATTGAAATATCATTGAGAACAGTTGAGGGTGATACAATGGTATTAGAAACATGGAGTCTTGGTGTATTGCCAGAACAAACTGATCCAACAATACGTGTTACATATACTGTATATAATAGAATgggaatattattaaaatcattaatatcagTGTCAAGAGTAACACCAGCATATAAACTCAGTAGAAGACAAGGACCAGATTCATATGTTATTTGTTATAGAATTTACATGGGTGAACCACAATTACATACACTAg gtgaaaattataaacatgtAAGAGTAGGACAACTATGTACACCAGTTGGTACAATACATTTATCTGTATCTTATCGTACTAAAATGACAATATCACCAACTCATACAAGTCGTGATTCAATAATGCTTAAAAGTGATCATTTTCATTCTGATCTTAGTCCTCGACATACGAGATATCaacaaaa TGATGAAACATCAAAATCACTTAGTGAAACAATAAAAGTTGGTgcatttgttataaataaacaggTGATTGTTAATGAAGAAGATTTAGTTATACCAGATGTACCATTTAGTTCATTATTAACACCAAGACAAACATCATCACCACCTGGTTCATTAAATGATACAACCAATTCACCAGTTTGtgttacaacaacaacaacaacaacagtaacaacatcaacaccaacaacagcaTCAGTTAATGTTACAATGACAAATACAAGTGCTTGTATTACAACTGATTGTAACAATGgaaatgacaaaattaattgtaatgatAATACAACGTCTAAATGTAATTCAAGAAATGGATCTAGACGGAGTAGTTGCTCAATCACCAGTGCCAATGATGATTTCATTATG aaaacacCTTTTGCTGGAACAAATTCCAACAGTGATCTGGGTGCTTTTTACCGAGAATGTCAGAGTGCTCCTCAATTGCAGGCCTTTTCTGAGGAACGTACACTTGCTGATCAAGTTGGTGATCTTACAAAACAGCTGGAAACATTTGAAACAAATATGCATAAATACGAGGATATTCTTACTTCACTCTGCCAAACTGATAGTAATAATCAGTGA
- the LOC122860294 gene encoding autophagy-related protein 13 isoform X1 encodes MSSAMKLSMQDKKDLDKFMKFLALKAAQIIVQSRSGEKVVTKCKPDSSGADWFNLAVQDLPEVLAEAKRVLCGEISSSTIPLCIEISLRTVEGDTMVLETWSLGVLPEQTDPTIRVTYTVYNRMGILLKSLISVSRVTPAYKLSRRQGPDSYVICYRIYMGEPQLHTLGENYKHVRVGQLCTPVGTIHLSVSYRTKMTISPTHTSRDSIMLKSDHFHSDLSPRHTRYQQNDETSKSLSETIKVGAFVINKQVIVNEEDLVIPDVPFSSLLTPRQTSSPPGSLNDTTNSPVCVTTTTTTTVTTSTPTTASVNVTMTNTSACITTDCNNGNDKINCNDNTTSKCNSRNGSRRSSCSITSANDDFIMVDLKTPFAGTNSNSDLGAFYRECQSAPQLQAFSEERTLADQVGDLTKQLETFETNMHKYEDILTSLCQTDSNNQ; translated from the exons aTGTCATCAGCAATGAAATTAAGTATGCaagataaaaaagatttagataaatttatgaaatttttggCTCTTAAAGCTGCACAAATTATTGTACAATCAAGATCTGGTGAAAAAGTTGTAACAAAATGTAAGCCAGATTCATCTGGTGCAGATTgg ttTAATTTAGCAGTTCAAGATCTTCCTGAAGTTTTAGCTGAAGCTAAACGAGTATTATGTGGTGAAATATCAAGTTCAACAATACCATTGTGTATTGAAATATCATTGAGAACAGTTGAGGGTGATACAATGGTATTAGAAACATGGAGTCTTGGTGTATTGCCAGAACAAACTGATCCAACAATACGTGTTACATATACTGTATATAATAGAATgggaatattattaaaatcattaatatcagTGTCAAGAGTAACACCAGCATATAAACTCAGTAGAAGACAAGGACCAGATTCATATGTTATTTGTTATAGAATTTACATGGGTGAACCACAATTACATACACTAg gtgaaaattataaacatgtAAGAGTAGGACAACTATGTACACCAGTTGGTACAATACATTTATCTGTATCTTATCGTACTAAAATGACAATATCACCAACTCATACAAGTCGTGATTCAATAATGCTTAAAAGTGATCATTTTCATTCTGATCTTAGTCCTCGACATACGAGATATCaacaaaa TGATGAAACATCAAAATCACTTAGTGAAACAATAAAAGTTGGTgcatttgttataaataaacaggTGATTGTTAATGAAGAAGATTTAGTTATACCAGATGTACCATTTAGTTCATTATTAACACCAAGACAAACATCATCACCACCTGGTTCATTAAATGATACAACCAATTCACCAGTTTGtgttacaacaacaacaacaacaacagtaacaacatcaacaccaacaacagcaTCAGTTAATGTTACAATGACAAATACAAGTGCTTGTATTACAACTGATTGTAACAATGgaaatgacaaaattaattgtaatgatAATACAACGTCTAAATGTAATTCAAGAAATGGATCTAGACGGAGTAGTTGCTCAATCACCAGTGCCAATGATGATTTCATTATGGTAGActtg aaaacacCTTTTGCTGGAACAAATTCCAACAGTGATCTGGGTGCTTTTTACCGAGAATGTCAGAGTGCTCCTCAATTGCAGGCCTTTTCTGAGGAACGTACACTTGCTGATCAAGTTGGTGATCTTACAAAACAGCTGGAAACATTTGAAACAAATATGCATAAATACGAGGATATTCTTACTTCACTCTGCCAAACTGATAGTAATAATCAGTGA
- the LOC122860295 gene encoding GDP-D-glucose phosphorylase 1, translating to MELSTFHYNCDDFTFQLNNNNTINSKFDDLIENKWKQAEKNSVFKYKLNIIKSKYLQGNYGFIAQLNLDRAKNRRTPEDITSMKKSFDKNRFNFTKIKNEEIFFDVGDGTGSDVIIANVSPLEYGHCLFIPDRFKELPQVVTKTSIIKVVELFLCSQSTYLRLIFNSLCAHASVNHHHWHFYYLKYRMLLENIETDKFAGPLEVLKNYPAKGFCLKLSSFNNDPEKFALIGFKIINYLQDNEISHNIYITRAFKSSTSDKIIFDDVRMYIWARKSSFGIKDTTGFIPAVCELFGHLTIRTEEGYDNLTENTVAEILDDVTTEIYNKVKDDVKKLIDDC from the exons atggaATTGTCAACGTTTCACTATAACTGTGATGATTTTACCTttcaattaaacaacaacaacacaatcAACAGCAagtttgatgatttaattgaaaacaAATGGAAacaagctgaaaaaaattcagtatttaaatataaattaaacatcatcaaatcaaaatatttacaagGAAATTATGGATTTATTGCTCAG ttaAATCTAGACAGAGCAAAAAATCGTCGAACTCCAGAAGACATAACATCAATGAAAAagtcatttgataaaaatcgttttaattttactaagattaaaaatgaagaaattttttttgatgttggtGATGGTACTGGAAGTGATGTTATTATTGCCAATGTCAGTCCACTGGAGTATGGACATTGTCTATTTATTCCTGATCGTTTCAAAGAACTTCCTCAGGTTGTTACAAAAACCAGCATTATCAAAGTTgtcgaattatttttatgcagTCAATCaac atatTTGAGACTTATATTTAACAGTTTATGTGCTCATGCATCagtgaatcatcatcattggcatttttactatttaaaatacagAATGCTCCTTGAAAATATA gAAACTGACAAATTTGCTGGACCTCTagaagttttaaaaaactatccAGCAAAAGGTTTTTGTTTAAAActttcatcatttaataatgatcCAGAAAAATTTGCACTTAttggatttaaaattataaattatcttcAAGATAATGAAATTtctcataatatttatataacaagagcttttaaatcatcaacaagtgataaaattatttttgatgatgttaGAATGTATATTTGGGCAAGAAAATCAAGTTTTGGAATCAAAGATACTACTGGATTTATTCCTGCTGTGTGTGAACTATTTGGACACTTGACAATAcgaa ctgAAGAGGGCTATGACAATTTGACTGAAAACACTGTTGCTGAAATTCTTGATGATGTAACAACAGAAATATACAATAAAGTCAAagatgatgtaaaaaaattaatagacgattgttaa